One genomic window of Hyperolius riggenbachi isolate aHypRig1 chromosome 7, aHypRig1.pri, whole genome shotgun sequence includes the following:
- the LOC137526067 gene encoding taste receptor type 2 member 40-like: protein MNSILEVIRLVMGISAGLSGMCLNAWIVAVNAKDWWKGISLSTCDLILSLIGLFNFILQFDMILDVVFTGFQISAGFVREAHLRLLNVVICLVSCNYWFTVWLSTYYCFRIVSFASGVLYILKRRIHTIIPKLLALSVVASVCISIPAFWNMSAFFENYGQNVTTKEDMIIIITPSYVATLMTGTVVPLVLTLLPTAVTLNSLRRHTKKMKNIVSTKAHIRAVKTMVLLIILHMAFYAVSMSILLNSFNIDDTAQYFCWYFVLFHSTLQAIVLIIGNSKMKRAGLCILKQVCKLYDI from the coding sequence ATGAACTCTATTTTGGAAGTCATCAGGCTGGTGATGGGCATATCTGCAGGGTTGTCAGGAATGTGCCTTAATGCATGGATTGTAGCAGTTAATGCCAAGGACTGGTGGAAGGGGATATCTCTATCAACTTGTGATCTCATTTTGAGTTTGATTGGTCTTTTTAATTTCATCCTGCAGTTTGATATGATTCTGGATGTTGTCTTTACTGGATTTCAGATCTCTGCAGGTTTTGTAAGAGAGGCTCACTTGAGATTGCTTAATGTGGTCATTTGTTTAGTTTCTTGTAATTACTGGTTCACTGTTTGGCTTTCCACCTATTATTGCTTCAGAATTGTCAGCTTTGCCAGTGGAGTTCTCTACATCCTGAAAAGGAGAATACATACCATCATACCTAAACTTTTGGCATTGTCGGTAGTAGCATCTGTCTGTATTTCAATACCGGCTTTCTGGAACATGTCTGCTTTTTTTGAAAACTATGGACAAAATGTGACTACTAAGGAGGACATGATTATCATAATAACGCCTTCCTATGTGGCTACACTGATGACCGGGACCGTTGTACCTCTTGTATTAACTCTGCTCCCCACTGCAGTGACTCTGAATTCTCTGCGGAGACATACTAAGAAGATGAAGAATATTGTATCAACAAAGGCCCATATTAGGGCAGTTAAGACTATGGTGCTTCTCATAATTCTCCACATGGCCTTTTATGCTGTGTCCATGTCTATTTTGTTAAATTCATTTAATATTGATGATACTGCACAGTACTTCTGCTGGTACTTTGTCCTATTCCATTCCACCTTACAGGCCATTGTCCTCATCATTGGGAACTCAAAGATGAAGAGAGCCGGTCTATGCATTTTGAAGCAAGTTTGTAAATTGTACGATATTTAA